Below is a window of Leifsonia sp. NPDC080035 DNA.
GTTCAGAATGCTCCCCGGCGCGCCGGACGGTTTGCCCGGACTCCGGCGTGATTCGCGACGACAGGCTCCCCGAGGTCCGGCAGAATGACGAGGAAACGCAAGGAGAGAGGCTCGTCGTGGCATCCACCGTGTTCGAACGCCGTCGTCCCGCCGAGTCCGTCGTCGCCGGCGCGCTCGCCGATGCCCGGCAGGGCGTGTACTGGATCGAGGACGCTCCCGGCGACCCGTATCCGCGCCTGACCGGCGACATCAGCTGCGACCTCGCCGTCGTCGGCGGCGGCTACTCCGGGCTCTGGACGGCGCTGCTCGCCGCGCGCGAGAACCCCGGCGCCCGCGTCGTACTTCTGGAGGGCAGGCGGATCGGCTGGGCCGCCTCCGGCCGCAACGGCGGCTTCTGCGAGGCCAGCCTCACCCACGGCGACGAGAACGGGCGCAGCCGCTTCCCCGAGGAGTTCGACCGCCTCCAGGAGCTCGGGATGGCGAACCTGGACGAGATCGAGGCGACCATCGCCGAGCTGGGCCTCGACGCCGAGTTCGAGCGCAACGGGGCGATCGACCTGGCCACCGAGCCGCACCAAATGGAGTGGCTGCGGGAGGCCGCGGCCGACGCGGGCGAGGAGGCGCGCTTCCTCGACACCGCCGCGATCCAGGCCGAGGTGCACTCCCCCACCTATCTCGCCGGGTTGCTCCGCACCAGGGACTCGGCGCTGGTCCACCCGGCGAAGCTCGCCAGGGCGCTCGCACGTGCCTGCGAGGCGGCGGGCGTCGAGATCTTCGAGCACAGCCCGGTCGAGGGCATCGGCGACGGGACCACGCTCTACACGCCGCAAGGTGTCGTCCGTTCCCAGCGCACCGCGCTCGCCACGAACGTGTTCCCGAGCCTGCTGAAGCGCAACCGGCTCGCCACGGTCCCGGTCTACGACTACGTGCTGATGACGGAGCCGCTGTCCGCCGAGCGGCTCGCCTCGATCGGCTGGTCGGGCCGCCAGGGCCTCGGCGACTCGGCCAACCAGTTCCACTATTACCGGCTCACCCGCGACAACCGCATCCTGTTCGGCGGCTACGACGCGATCTACCACTTCGGCGGCCGGGTGCGGGAGCGGTACGAGGATCGGCCG
It encodes the following:
- a CDS encoding FAD-dependent oxidoreductase; translated protein: MASTVFERRRPAESVVAGALADARQGVYWIEDAPGDPYPRLTGDISCDLAVVGGGYSGLWTALLAARENPGARVVLLEGRRIGWAASGRNGGFCEASLTHGDENGRSRFPEEFDRLQELGMANLDEIEATIAELGLDAEFERNGAIDLATEPHQMEWLREAAADAGEEARFLDTAAIQAEVHSPTYLAGLLRTRDSALVHPAKLARALARACEAAGVEIFEHSPVEGIGDGTTLYTPQGVVRSQRTALATNVFPSLLKRNRLATVPVYDYVLMTEPLSAERLASIGWSGRQGLGDSANQFHYYRLTRDNRILFGGYDAIYHFGGRVRERYEDRPETFRRLASHFFTTFPQLEGLTFTHRWAGAIDTCSRFCAFFGTARGGKVAYAAGYTGLGVAATHFGARVMLDLLDGRSTERTELALVKSRPLPFPPEPAAAVGINLTRWSLDRADHREGRRNLFLRTLDAVGLGFDS